The Methanohalophilus portucalensis genome window below encodes:
- a CDS encoding MFS transporter, translating into MKILSGKHPSRQLTLLFLGTFCVFLALLSFIPLLPPIAAELNISRSNLGWVAGIFMICMAFFQIPFGMMSDRLGRKPMIIGGIFIFSSGLFVTSFAYSFLSLLGARAISGIGAAIFFSTSFTMIGDIYELKERGRAMGIIAIAVGLGTISGYIAGGTLGGEYGWRVVFKALSLIVFLVCAVFFLLEETAPKYRESTHFLKLMSLSLNLFKTRTIVYVTFIAMFCNMASIGATYVLPFFAQDQGISTSTTGLLFVPFAAVSSISASGCGKCSDTIGRKKPMVAVTFVAAVALILFCRMPVDPLAIALNFALVGLCFSPVVTLTSTILVDEVVRTDSSILGTTMSTFNMIRWLGAALGPVIAGVMLDQYGARASLLVLAVLVTAAFVLSVGLREKWE; encoded by the coding sequence ATGAAAATTCTATCAGGAAAGCACCCATCCAGACAACTTACCCTTTTATTCCTGGGGACCTTCTGTGTTTTCCTGGCCCTTTTATCTTTTATTCCCCTGCTGCCCCCCATAGCTGCAGAACTCAACATTTCCCGCTCAAACCTGGGTTGGGTGGCGGGAATTTTCATGATATGTATGGCATTTTTCCAGATTCCCTTTGGCATGATGTCAGACAGGTTGGGAAGAAAGCCCATGATAATCGGCGGTATATTCATTTTTTCAAGCGGATTATTTGTGACTTCCTTTGCTTATTCCTTTCTCAGCCTCCTGGGGGCACGTGCTATTTCAGGAATTGGGGCTGCAATCTTTTTTTCGACCTCGTTCACGATGATTGGTGACATTTATGAATTAAAGGAGAGGGGAAGGGCAATGGGTATTATAGCCATTGCTGTGGGGTTGGGTACGATTTCCGGATATATAGCCGGGGGTACACTGGGAGGAGAATACGGATGGCGGGTTGTCTTCAAGGCACTTTCATTGATCGTTTTTCTTGTATGTGCTGTCTTTTTCCTGCTGGAAGAGACTGCTCCGAAATATCGGGAAAGCACCCATTTCCTGAAACTTATGAGCCTGTCACTCAATCTATTCAAGACCCGCACCATCGTATATGTGACCTTTATAGCTATGTTCTGCAACATGGCTTCCATCGGTGCCACCTATGTGCTGCCCTTCTTCGCCCAGGACCAGGGTATATCTACGTCAACTACCGGTTTGTTGTTCGTACCGTTTGCAGCGGTCAGTTCAATAAGTGCTTCAGGTTGTGGCAAATGCTCCGATACAATCGGCCGGAAAAAACCTATGGTCGCAGTCACATTCGTGGCAGCGGTCGCTTTAATCCTGTTCTGCAGGATGCCAGTGGACCCGCTGGCAATCGCCCTGAATTTCGCACTGGTGGGGTTGTGTTTCAGTCCGGTTGTAACACTTACCTCAACCATCTTGGTGGACGAGGTTGTACGTACCGATTCAAGCATACTGGGTACCACGATGAGTACGTTCAATATGATTCGATGGCTCGGTGCAGCGCTGGGTCCGGTGATTGCAGGAGTGATGCTGGATCAGTACGGTGCACGTGCCTCGTTGCTGGTACTGGCAGTGCTTGTGACGGCGGCGTTCGTGCTGTCAGTGGGGTTGAGGGAGAAGTGGGAGTGA
- a CDS encoding cytochrome c biogenesis protein CcdA, with product MMKKSIVLFLLLFLLIPTVQAQPIYIEYFHQTGCHDCEITDPIIDQTEKQYDDVEIVRTNVDTTDGFNRWNQYGFIEVPGVVINNETKIPKGEITEKNLRISIDKYLEDSKPENQYINSDLNIPFAYSLGLFAGLSPCLMAILGFLLTFTAGTGKSARSGMERALVFGVGLMTSYLAIGVGLLVFWKTLPDMELFSVITGIIVIGIGLFLMGIFRLPISFDKYFQNTARKHAGTIGGLFFLGVLFSLVKVPCTVPTLLILLNKSLTEGTINNLVLLFTFSFGVLTPFLGIGLVGGYTLSKRIREHRRYLKLISGLSLILLGFWVMI from the coding sequence ATGATGAAAAAAAGCATAGTTCTTTTTCTTCTTCTCTTTTTACTGATTCCAACTGTTCAAGCACAGCCTATATACATCGAATATTTCCATCAGACAGGTTGCCATGACTGCGAGATAACAGATCCCATTATTGATCAAACTGAAAAACAATATGATGATGTGGAAATTGTAAGAACGAATGTTGATACAACTGATGGATTCAACCGGTGGAACCAATACGGCTTTATTGAGGTTCCGGGTGTGGTCATAAATAATGAAACTAAAATCCCAAAAGGAGAAATCACCGAAAAAAATCTCAGGATATCGATTGACAAATATCTTGAAGACAGTAAACCTGAAAACCAATACATAAACAGTGACCTGAATATTCCGTTTGCTTATTCGCTTGGCCTTTTTGCCGGATTATCCCCCTGTTTGATGGCCATACTCGGATTTCTTTTGACTTTTACAGCCGGTACCGGTAAGTCTGCACGTAGCGGTATGGAACGGGCACTAGTCTTTGGTGTCGGATTAATGACATCTTACCTCGCCATAGGGGTAGGATTGCTTGTGTTCTGGAAGACACTTCCAGACATGGAATTATTTTCTGTGATTACAGGAATCATAGTTATTGGAATAGGCCTCTTTTTGATGGGAATTTTTCGCCTTCCGATATCCTTTGACAAATATTTTCAGAACACAGCCAGAAAACACGCAGGGACAATTGGAGGATTGTTTTTTCTGGGAGTCCTGTTTTCTCTGGTAAAGGTGCCTTGCACTGTACCTACGCTTCTAATTTTACTGAACAAGTCTTTAACAGAAGGAACAATTAACAATCTGGTCCTATTGTTTACTTTCAGTTTTGGGGTATTGACTCCTTTCCTAGGAATAGGATTGGTTGGAGGGTATACTTTATCCAAACGTATTCGTGAACACAGGAGATATTTGAAATTAATTAGTGGTTTATCTCTCATTTTGTTGGGTTTTTGGGTGATGATTTGA